Proteins encoded within one genomic window of Apis mellifera strain DH4 linkage group LG1, Amel_HAv3.1, whole genome shotgun sequence:
- the LOC551321 gene encoding 39S ribosomal protein L44, mitochondrial: MNKLQLYFQTLTNIKYINYEGCRHIKRWVAPTQKEITKRKKKLPPQVEPHRNNFIEWNRNAEIYAFNERLSEKFNTEKLNQAFIHKSYIVEEVKKQKEIGIKEPLFNIQSNEEFIKKGKEITSAVIKKYLNQNLSSLPENGIIAFHDYLMSQELLATASLHIGTKDIILTGEHPVSQETLAQTFLALVGALAESVDVNHAGIFVRDFLIAGLASKDLTEIWCPTKPFETLTDMISMERKVIIEARLIGQAGKNTILSVYHIGIYANKEYLGSGFGQTIAEAKDVAAINILSQMYGLLHSSQPLRFNEKINISV; this comes from the exons atgaataaattacaattatattttcaaacacttacaaatataaaatatataaattatgaag gTTGTAGACATATTAAACGATGGGTAGCTCCAAcgcaaaaagaaataacaaaaagaaagaagaaattaccaCCTCAAGTTGAACCAcatcgtaataattttattgaatggaATAGAAATGCAGaaatatatgcatttaatGAAAGactttcagaaaaatttaatactgaGAAATTGAATCAAGCATTTATACATAAGTCATATATTGttgaagaagtaaaaaaacagaaagaaattggaataaaagaacctttatttaatatacaaagtaatgaggaatttattaaaaaaggaaaggaaataacATCAgcagttataaaaaaatatctaaaccaAAATTTATCAAGTCTTCCTGAAAATggtattat agCATTTCATGACTATCTTATGTCTCAAGAACTATTAGCTACAGCATCCTTGCATATTGGaacaaaagatattattttgacTGGT gaaCATCCTGTATCCCAAGAAACATTGGCACAAACATTTCTAGCACTTGTGGGAGCGCTTGCAGAGAGTGTTGATGTCAATCATGCAGGTATTTTTGTTCGAGATTTTTTAATAGCAGGATTAGCCAGTAAAGACTTAACTGAAATATGGTGTCCAACTAAACCATTTGAAACGTTAACTGATATGATTTCTATGGAAAGGAAAGTAATTATAGAAGCAAGACTTATTGGACAAGCTGGcaagaatacaattttatcagTTTATCATATTGGAATTTATGCAAACAAAGAATATTTGGGATCag GTTTTGGACAAACTATTGCAGAGGCAAAAGATGTAGCTgccattaatatattatctcaGATGTATGGATTATTACATTCAAGTCAACCATTacgatttaatgaaaaaataaatatatctgtttAA
- the LOC724720 gene encoding vacuolar protein sorting-associated protein 37B has product MFKSNQEPDIPAALGLLSHLTNDELKELLNDDSKFEDIVKDVKQFKNLETEKELLMASNTSLAEFNLSKQPELQEGKQILKELSEKGNRLCISVKEKLEEIKNKSGEMTADTALDLLQTAAAEIEEESETIAEKFLAGDIEVDEFLEQFLSRRKLMHLRKVKVDKLRELIRKSHSVTSGPGYPIASNFHNLVPAIPYPTGPVSMPMPVPSGLSHYRPY; this is encoded by the exons atgTTTAAATCAAATCAAGAACCTGATATACCTGCAGCATTAGGTCTATTGTCACATCTAACAAACGACGaactaaaagaattattaaatgatgatTCAAAATTCGAAGATATTGTGAAAGATGTAAAACAg tttaaaaatttagaaactgaaaaggaattattaatGGCAAGTAACACGTCTTTGGCAGagtttaatttatcgaaacaACCTGAATTACAAGAGggtaaacaaatattaaaagaacttagtgaaaaaggaaatagaTTATGCATaagtgtaaaagaaaaattagaagaaataa aaaataaatctGGAGAAATGACTGCTGATACTGCATTAGATTTATTGCAAACAGCAGCAGctgaaattgaagaagaatcagaa accatagctgaaaaatttttggctgGAGATATAGAGgttgatgaatttttagaGCAATTTTTATCACGGCGTAAATTAATGCATCTACGTAAAGTTAAAGTAGATAAATTAagagaattaataagaaaatcacATTCTGTGACTAGTGGTCCTGGATATCCAATTGCtagtaattttcataatttagttCCTGCAATTCCTTATCCAACTGGACCTGTTTCAATGCCAATGCCTGTACCATCAGGTTTATCACATTATAGgccatattaa
- the LOC102654159 gene encoding dnaJ homolog subfamily C member 18-like — protein sequence MFIHLLMININKKIVRCMILNTKVNLTTKVKTYYDILEVSPTATYKEIKSAYYKLTLKYHPDKNKTESAKKMFHEISNAYDILSKYNTRKEYDRTILVKYDHLHHKHKKMKTYNVNETRNSYHYTGNTTGRIYDFDEWVKQHYSDLFQKNLHIKDLEKKYEESVKETVDKSLNLPSSIILIIIITILLYLKISIEENYKKNTKRNGQQH from the coding sequence atgtttattcatttgttgatgataaatataaataaaaaaattgtacggtgtatgatattaaatacaaaagtaaatttaacaaCAAAAGTCAAaacatattatgatattttggaAGTATCTCCAACTGCTACATATAAGGAAATAAAATCagcatattacaaattaacattaaagtATCATCCTGACAAGAATAAAACTGAATCtgcaaaaaaaatgtttcatgaaatttcaaatgcATATGATATACttagtaaatataatacacgTAAGGAATATGATAGAACTATTTTAGTCAAATATGATCATTTGCATCATAAacataagaaaatgaaaacataCAATGTTAATGAAACAAGAAATAGTTATCATTATACAGGCAATACTACAGGTagaatttatgattttgatGAATGGGTAAAACAACATTATTcagatttatttcaaaaaaatttacatataaaagatctagaaaaaaaatatgaagaaagtGTTAAAGAAACTGTAGATAAATCGTTAAACCTACCTTCTTCAATAAtcctgataataataataacaatattattatatctgaaaatatcaatagaagaaaattataaaaagaatacgaAAAGAAATGGACAACAACATTAA
- the LOC724795 gene encoding WASH complex subunit 1, whose protein sequence is MPKRIEIGIIPDNLRHEETIVQISEALDNLDSAVNYIFECIDKRLFQNSQRLSNVKDRATKLQDRLKYLQTNLNLKAVKMYSAARYPASHTYKEYELAVPPQYDNINKIPKVYKCSVPIKDITGAYLSSNCKTEDGQYITNNNLQEKLQFYHVRSKSNKEVYTDNEMTFPFHLSSISAFLFNSMDDPYKISMKQTSHKLSDKQQIEDAPDSIIQPWLSTEMDLPSSYLYTPTLGEVPQINVPPSLPDLPGIVDDEKFILDLNSQSPIAPSSAVTTPTVRLDLPTPISTIDEKDSNTKLDEIIPNVPNFVDSDYSKNLTELAPPPPPPPSILLNTNSDSSTSNSNNHSSLNPSSSTPLITPPPPPPPPPPPPPPPPPPSSSSVSSESTVIESQVKDSVKKSVEDPRKMKLDDRSNLMEAIRNAGGIGRAKLRRTVPPEEKGNRWSSASVGGDLMADLHAKLALRRKGIAGSGGSALERMSSMIPPPPKPSEAAASDRNSATSEYDSQPDTDDWDE, encoded by the exons ATGCCGAAACGAATTGAAATTG gTATTATTCCTGATAATTTAAGACACGAAGAAACTATTGTCCAAATTTCTGAAGCTCTTGATAATTTAGATTCTgctgttaattatatatttgaatgtatTGATAAGAGACTTTTTCAAAATAGTCAAag attatctAATGTTAAAGACAGAGCTACAAAACTTCAagatcgtttaaaatatttacaaactaatttaaatttaaaagctgTAAAAATGTATTCTGCTGCAAGATATCCTGCTAGTCATACATACAAGGAATATGAGTTAGCTGTACCACCTCAGTATGATAATATCAACAAAATAccaaaagtttataaatgttCTGTAcctataaaagatattactgGAGCATATTTATCTTCTAATTGTAAAACAGAAGATGgtcaatatataacaaataataatttacaagaaaagctacaattttatCATGTTCGATCTAAATCCAATAAAGAAGTTTATACAGATAATGAAATGACATTTccttttcatttatcttcaATTAGTGCATTCTTATTCAATAGTATGGATGAtccatataaaatatctatgaaaCAAACTTCTCACAAATTAAGTGATAAACAACAAATAGAAGATGCACCAGATTCTATTATACAACCATGGTTATCAACTGAAATGGATTTACCTAGTAGTTATCTATACACACCAACTTTAGGAGAg gTACCGCAGATAAATGTGCCACCATCACTACCCGATTTACCTGGAATTGtagatgatgaaaaatttattttagatcttAATTCTCAAAGTCCTATTGCTCCTTCTTCAGCAGTAACGACGCCCACAGTTCGTCTAGATCTTCCAACACCAATATCAACAATAGACGAGAAGGATTCCAATACAAAACTAGATGAAATTATTCCTAATGTACCTAATTTCGTTGATAgcgattattcgaaaaatctcaCCGAGCTTGCTCcgccacctcctcctccaccatcaatcttattaaatacaaattcggATTCTTCGACTTCTAACAGCAATAATCATTCATCATTAAATCCCTCGTCATCGACTCCTTTAATAacgccaccaccaccgcctccaccgccaccaccgccaccaccaccaccgccaccaccaTCGTCGTCTTCAGTTTCATCCGAATCTACCGTTATTGAATCTCAAGTTAAAGATTCCGTTAAAAAAAGTGTCGAAGAtccgagaaaaatgaaattggacGATAGATCGAATTTAATGGAAGCAATTCGTAACGCTGGAGGCATAGGAAGAGCGAAACTAAGACGTACAGTACCAccagaagaaaaaggaaaccgTTGGTCTTCCGCATCTGTTGGAGGTGACCTAATGGCCGATTTGCATGCAAAATTAGCTCTTAGGAGAAAAGGAATTGCTGGATCTGGAGGCAGTGCCCTGGAAAGAATGTCCAGTATGATTCCTCCACCTCCTAAACCAAGCGAAGCAGCTGCATCTGATAGAAATTCAGCTACTAGCGAATACGATTCTCAACCAGATACTGATGATTgggatgaataa